Proteins from a genomic interval of Pseudomonas paeninsulae:
- the mutL gene encoding DNA mismatch repair endonuclease MutL — translation MSGDARIQLLSPRLANQIAAGEVVERPASVIKELLENSLDSGARRIDVDIEQGGVKLLRVRDDGGGIAPDDLPLALARHATSKIRELEDLEQVMSLGFRGEALASISSVARLTLTSRTADAEQAWQVETEGRDMQPRVQPAAHPVGTSVEVRDLFFNTPARRKFLKTEKTEFDHLQEVIKRMALARFDVAFHLRHNGKTVLGLHEAHDDVSRARRVASVCGAAFLEQALPIEVERNGLRLWGWVGLPTFSRSQADLQYFYVNGRTVRDKLVAHAVRQAYRDVLFNGRHPAFVLFLEIDPSVVDVNVHPTKHEVRFRDGRMVHDFLYGTLHRALGDVRPEDQLAAPAAVAGMLAPTGQAAGEFGAQGEIGLAASLLEPTRSESIWRSPGAGYQGPRAQAGVPAAEAQGAYREFFAPLSATPASLPEGQGDVPPLGYAIAQLKGVYILAENVQGLVLVDMHAAHERITYERLKVAMASEGLRGQPLLVPESLAVSQREADCAEEHATWFQRLGFELQRLGPENLAIRQIPALLKQAEANRLVADVLSDLLEYGTSDRIQAHLNELLGTMACHGSVRANRRLSLPEMNALLRDMEHTERSGQCNHGRPTWTQLGMDDLDKLFLRGR, via the coding sequence ATGAGTGGTGACGCACGTATCCAGTTGCTGAGTCCGCGGTTGGCCAACCAGATCGCCGCCGGCGAGGTGGTCGAACGGCCCGCTTCGGTGATCAAGGAGCTGCTCGAGAACAGTCTGGACTCCGGCGCCCGCCGCATCGATGTGGATATCGAGCAAGGTGGGGTCAAGCTGCTGCGGGTGCGTGACGACGGGGGTGGCATCGCTCCGGACGATCTGCCGTTGGCGTTGGCCCGGCATGCCACCAGCAAGATTCGTGAGCTCGAAGACCTCGAACAGGTGATGAGCCTGGGCTTTCGTGGCGAGGCGCTGGCCTCGATCAGCTCTGTCGCGCGCCTGACTCTGACTTCGCGCACGGCGGACGCCGAGCAGGCCTGGCAGGTGGAAACCGAAGGCCGCGACATGCAGCCGCGCGTGCAGCCAGCCGCGCACCCGGTCGGCACCTCGGTGGAAGTGCGCGACCTGTTCTTCAATACCCCGGCGCGGCGCAAGTTTCTCAAGACCGAGAAGACCGAATTCGATCACCTGCAGGAAGTCATCAAGCGCATGGCGCTGGCACGTTTCGATGTGGCTTTCCACTTGCGCCATAACGGTAAGACCGTGCTAGGGCTACACGAGGCGCATGACGATGTCAGTCGTGCGCGCCGCGTGGCATCGGTCTGTGGCGCGGCCTTTCTCGAACAGGCGCTGCCCATCGAGGTCGAGCGCAATGGCTTGCGACTGTGGGGCTGGGTCGGCTTGCCGACCTTCTCGCGCAGCCAGGCGGACCTGCAGTATTTCTACGTCAACGGGCGCACGGTGCGCGACAAGCTGGTCGCCCATGCGGTGCGCCAGGCCTATCGCGACGTGCTGTTCAATGGTCGTCATCCGGCCTTTGTCCTGTTCCTGGAAATCGACCCTTCGGTGGTCGATGTCAACGTGCACCCGACCAAGCACGAAGTGCGCTTTCGCGACGGGCGCATGGTCCATGATTTTCTTTACGGCACCCTGCATCGCGCCCTGGGCGATGTGCGCCCGGAAGATCAGTTGGCGGCACCGGCAGCGGTGGCCGGCATGCTGGCGCCGACCGGGCAGGCGGCCGGCGAGTTCGGTGCCCAGGGCGAGATCGGCCTGGCGGCCAGTTTGCTCGAGCCGACGCGGAGCGAGTCGATCTGGCGCTCGCCGGGGGCCGGTTATCAGGGGCCGCGGGCGCAGGCCGGAGTACCGGCTGCCGAGGCGCAGGGCGCCTACCGAGAGTTTTTCGCGCCGCTAAGCGCGACGCCGGCGAGCCTGCCCGAGGGGCAGGGCGATGTGCCGCCGCTCGGTTATGCGATTGCCCAGCTCAAGGGTGTGTATATCCTCGCCGAGAACGTGCAGGGTCTGGTGCTGGTCGACATGCATGCGGCGCACGAGCGGATCACCTATGAGCGGCTGAAGGTCGCCATGGCCAGCGAAGGCTTGCGCGGGCAGCCATTGCTGGTGCCCGAATCGCTTGCCGTCAGCCAGCGTGAGGCGGATTGCGCCGAGGAGCATGCGACCTGGTTCCAGCGTCTGGGCTTCGAGTTGCAACGCCTGGGGCCGGAAAACCTGGCTATCCGGCAGATTCCCGCGCTGCTCAAGCAGGCCGAGGCCAATCGATTGGTGGCGGATGTGTTGTCCGATCTGCTCGAGTACGGCACCAGTGACCGGATTCAGGCGCACCTCAACGAACTGCTGGGCACCATGGCTTGTCATGGTTCGGTGCGTGCCAATCGACGCCTGAGCCTGCCGGAAATGAACGCCCTGCTACGCGACATGGAGCACACCGAGCGCAGCGGTCAATGCAACCATGGCCGACCGACCTGGACGCAGTTAGGCATGGACGACTTGGATAAGCTGTTCCTGCGTGGTCGCTGA
- the miaA gene encoding tRNA (adenosine(37)-N6)-dimethylallyltransferase MiaA, whose product MSERLPPAIFLMGPTAAGKTDLALELARVLPCELISVDSALIYRGMDIGTAKPDKAILAEFPHRLIDIRDPAESYSAAEFRADALAAMAEISGRGRIPLLVGGTMLYYKALLEGLADMPGADPQVRAELEARAQAEGWDALHRELQAVDPESAARIHPNDPQRLVRALEVYRVSGLSMTTHRQRQAEQNHVMGAAGAGQFPYTVAHLAIAPAQRQVLHVRIAQRFQVMLEQGFVGEVERLRQRSDLHPGLPSIRAVGYRQVWDFLEGNLSEAQMRERGIIATRQLAKRQFTWLRSWADLHWLDSLACDNLPRALKYLAAASILT is encoded by the coding sequence ATGTCCGAGCGCCTGCCTCCGGCAATTTTCCTGATGGGGCCTACCGCCGCCGGCAAGACCGATCTGGCCCTCGAGCTGGCGCGGGTGCTGCCGTGCGAGCTGATCAGTGTCGATTCGGCCTTGATCTATCGCGGCATGGACATCGGCACCGCCAAGCCCGACAAAGCCATTCTTGCCGAATTCCCCCATCGCCTGATCGACATTCGCGACCCGGCCGAAAGCTACTCGGCGGCTGAATTTCGTGCCGACGCCTTGGCGGCGATGGCCGAGATCAGTGGGCGAGGGCGCATCCCGCTGCTGGTCGGCGGTACCATGCTGTATTACAAGGCGTTGCTCGAAGGGTTGGCCGATATGCCTGGCGCCGACCCGCAGGTGCGTGCCGAGTTGGAAGCGCGCGCCCAGGCCGAAGGCTGGGATGCCCTGCATCGTGAGCTGCAGGCGGTGGACCCGGAGTCCGCGGCGCGCATCCATCCCAATGATCCGCAACGGCTGGTTAGGGCGTTGGAGGTCTACCGCGTCAGCGGGTTGAGCATGACCACACACCGCCAGCGCCAGGCTGAGCAAAATCATGTCATGGGCGCCGCCGGTGCGGGACAATTCCCCTATACTGTCGCGCACTTGGCCATCGCTCCGGCGCAGCGCCAGGTGTTGCATGTGCGAATTGCGCAACGATTTCAGGTGATGTTGGAACAGGGCTTTGTCGGCGAGGTCGAACGCCTGCGTCAGAGAAGTGACCTGCATCCGGGGTTGCCGTCTATACGGGCGGTGGGTTATCGCCAGGTGTGGGATTTTCTGGAAGGTAATCTGAGCGAGGCGCAGATGCGCGAGCGCGGCATTATCGCCACGCGTCAGTTGGCCAAAAGACAGTTTACCTGGTTGCGCAGTTGGGCCGATTTGCACTGGCTGGATAGTCTGGCTTGTGACAATTTGCCGCGTGCCTTGAAATACCTGGCAGCGGCCTCCATATTGACCTGA
- the hfq gene encoding RNA chaperone Hfq, with product MSKGHSLQDPYLNTLRKERVPVSIYLVNGIKLQGQIESFDQFVILLKNTVSQMVYKHAISTVVPSRPVRLPSVSETELAEAAEAAEAEPGNA from the coding sequence ATGTCAAAAGGGCATTCGCTACAAGACCCTTACCTGAATACCCTGCGTAAGGAACGCGTCCCGGTTTCCATCTACCTAGTCAACGGTATCAAGCTACAAGGTCAGATCGAGTCTTTCGACCAGTTCGTGATTTTGCTGAAAAATACTGTCAGCCAGATGGTCTACAAGCACGCTATCTCCACTGTGGTGCCAAGCCGCCCCGTGCGTTTGCCGAGCGTTTCCGAGACTGAGCTGGCTGAAGCTGCTGAAGCCGCTGAAGCTGAGCCGGGCAACGCCTGA
- the hflX gene encoding ribosome rescue GTPase HflX produces MFFERHEGGERAVLVHLDGQDSAAREDPQEFQELAISAGADTVAFLSVPSNRLTAKYLIGSGKVEELRDQVKILEADLVIFNHVLTPSQERNLERVFGCRVLDRTGLILDIFAQRARTHEGKLQVELAQLDHLSTRLVRGWTHLERQKGGIGLRGPGETQLETDRRLLRVRIRQIKQKLEKVRSQRKQARRGRKRADIPSVSLVGYTNAGKSTLFNALTESDVYAADQLFATLDPTLRRLELDDLGPVVLADTVGFIRHLPHKLVEAFRATLEESSNSDLLLHVIDAHEPERDQQIEQVMAVLGEIGAHELPMLEVYNKLDLLEGVEPQIQRDANGKPQRVWLSARDGRGLPLLKQAIAELLGDDLFIATLQLPQRLARLRAQFFALGAVQSEEHAEDGSSLLAVRLPRIELNRLVTRAGLKPLEFIEQHTLQ; encoded by the coding sequence TTGTTCTTCGAGCGCCATGAAGGGGGTGAGCGGGCTGTTCTGGTTCATCTGGACGGTCAAGACTCCGCGGCGCGCGAAGATCCGCAAGAGTTTCAGGAGTTGGCCATTTCGGCTGGCGCTGACACGGTTGCCTTTCTTAGCGTGCCGAGTAACCGGCTGACTGCGAAATACCTGATTGGCAGTGGCAAGGTCGAGGAGTTACGCGACCAGGTCAAGATCCTCGAGGCGGATCTGGTGATCTTCAATCACGTTCTCACGCCCAGTCAGGAGCGCAACCTCGAGCGGGTTTTCGGGTGCCGGGTGCTTGATCGAACCGGCCTGATTCTCGATATTTTCGCCCAGCGCGCCCGTACTCACGAAGGCAAGCTGCAGGTCGAACTGGCCCAGCTGGATCATCTGAGCACGCGCCTGGTTCGCGGCTGGACTCACTTAGAGCGGCAGAAGGGGGGTATCGGTCTGCGTGGTCCGGGTGAGACTCAGCTGGAAACCGACCGCCGTTTGCTGCGGGTACGCATTCGTCAGATCAAGCAGAAACTGGAGAAAGTGCGCAGTCAGCGCAAGCAAGCGCGGCGCGGACGCAAGCGCGCGGACATCCCGTCAGTGTCTCTGGTCGGCTACACCAACGCCGGCAAGTCGACCCTGTTCAATGCCTTGACCGAGTCTGATGTGTACGCTGCCGATCAGTTGTTCGCCACCCTGGATCCGACCTTGCGTCGACTGGAGTTGGATGACCTGGGGCCGGTGGTGTTGGCCGATACGGTGGGCTTTATTCGGCACCTGCCGCACAAGCTGGTCGAGGCGTTTCGGGCGACGCTCGAAGAGTCGAGTAATTCCGACTTGCTGCTGCATGTGATCGATGCGCATGAGCCCGAGCGCGATCAGCAGATCGAGCAGGTCATGGCGGTGCTGGGCGAGATCGGCGCGCACGAGTTGCCGATGCTCGAGGTATACAACAAGCTGGATCTGCTCGAAGGGGTTGAGCCGCAAATTCAGCGAGACGCGAATGGCAAGCCGCAGCGGGTCTGGTTGTCTGCTCGTGACGGACGTGGCCTGCCCTTGTTGAAGCAGGCCATTGCCGAGTTGTTGGGTGATGATCTGTTTATCGCTACTTTGCAGTTGCCGCAGCGCCTGGCGCGGCTGCGGGCGCAGTTTTTTGCCTTGGGTGCGGTGCAGAGCGAGGAACATGCCGAGGATGGCAGCAGTTTGTTGGCAGTACGCCTGCCGCGGATTGAGTTGAATCGACTGGTTACCCGGGCAGGCTTGAAGCCGTTGGAATTTATCGAGCAACACACTTTGCAATAA
- the hflK gene encoding FtsH protease activity modulator HflK, with the protein MAWNEPGGNSNNQDPWGGRKGGDRKGPPDLDEAFRKLQESLNGLFGGGKKRGSDDGAGKGGGFGLLFIGLGLLAAVWLYSAIYVIDEQEQAVVLRFGKYYETVGPGLNIYFPPIDRKFQENVTRERAYSKQGQMLTEDENIIEVPLTVQYKISNLQDFVLNVDQPEISLQHATDSAVRHVVGSTEMDQVLTEGRELMASEVKDRLQRFLDTYRTGINVTQVNLQSAAAPREVQEAFDDVIRAREDEQREKNQAETYANGVVPEARGQSQRLIEDASGYREEVVSRATGEADRFTALVAEYRKAPEITRERLYLDTMQELMSNTSKVLVTGDKGQNNLLYLPLDKMIDGRSSSAPSSSSSAGASDASSRVKMDPRQVELRTRESR; encoded by the coding sequence ATGGCTTGGAATGAGCCGGGTGGCAACTCGAACAATCAGGATCCTTGGGGCGGCCGCAAAGGCGGTGATCGCAAGGGGCCGCCGGATCTCGACGAAGCCTTCCGCAAGCTGCAGGAAAGCCTCAATGGGCTGTTCGGTGGCGGTAAGAAACGTGGCAGTGACGACGGCGCTGGTAAAGGCGGTGGTTTCGGTCTGCTATTCATTGGCTTGGGCTTGCTCGCGGCCGTTTGGCTGTACAGCGCGATCTACGTGATCGATGAGCAGGAGCAGGCCGTGGTGCTGCGTTTCGGTAAGTACTACGAAACCGTAGGCCCGGGCCTGAACATCTACTTTCCGCCGATTGATCGCAAATTCCAGGAGAACGTCACCCGCGAGCGTGCTTACAGCAAGCAGGGGCAGATGCTCACCGAGGACGAGAACATCATCGAAGTCCCGCTGACCGTGCAGTACAAGATCAGCAATCTGCAGGATTTCGTGCTCAACGTCGATCAACCGGAAATCAGCTTGCAGCACGCCACCGATAGCGCCGTGCGCCATGTGGTCGGTTCGACCGAGATGGATCAGGTGCTGACCGAAGGCCGTGAGCTGATGGCCAGTGAGGTCAAGGATCGCTTGCAGCGCTTCCTCGATACCTATCGCACCGGCATTAACGTGACCCAGGTCAACTTGCAGAGTGCGGCGGCGCCGCGTGAAGTGCAGGAAGCCTTCGACGATGTGATTCGCGCCCGTGAAGATGAGCAGCGTGAGAAGAACCAGGCGGAAACCTACGCCAATGGCGTGGTGCCGGAAGCTCGCGGTCAGTCCCAGCGTCTGATCGAAGACGCCAGCGGCTACCGCGAAGAAGTGGTTTCCCGTGCAACGGGTGAGGCGGATCGCTTTACTGCCCTGGTTGCCGAGTACCGCAAGGCACCGGAAATCACGCGTGAGCGTTTGTACCTGGACACCATGCAGGAGTTGATGAGCAACACCAGCAAGGTGCTGGTGACTGGTGATAAGGGTCAGAACAACCTGCTGTATCTGCCGCTGGACAAGATGATCGATGGCCGTAGTTCGTCTGCGCCCAGCTCGAGCTCGAGTGCTGGCGCCAGTGATGCAAGTTCGCGAGTGAAAATGGACCCGCGTCAGGTTGAGCTGCGCACAAGGGAGAGCCGTTGA
- the hflC gene encoding protease modulator HflC, with product MSNKSLIALIVGVVLALVAWNSFYIVAQTERAVLLQFGRIVQPDVQPGLHVKVPYVNQVRKFDARLLTLDSSSSRFLTLEKKALMVDAFAKWRVLDAERYYTATSGIKQIADERLARRLEASLRDQFGKRTLHESVSGERDALMADVTASLNRAAQSELGIEVVDVRVKGIDLPKEVNRSVFDRMSSEREREAREHRAKGKELAEGIRADADRQRRVLLADAYRQAEELRGDGDAQAAAIYAKAYGQDQEFYSFYRSLKAYRESFADKRDVLVLDPSSDFFRYLEKSKP from the coding sequence ATGAGCAATAAATCGCTGATCGCCCTGATTGTTGGCGTAGTGCTGGCGTTGGTGGCCTGGAACAGCTTCTATATCGTGGCGCAAACCGAGCGGGCCGTGTTATTGCAATTCGGCCGTATCGTTCAGCCGGATGTGCAGCCGGGTCTGCATGTGAAGGTTCCTTACGTCAATCAGGTACGCAAGTTCGATGCGCGCCTGCTGACCCTGGATTCCTCCAGTTCGCGTTTCCTTACTCTGGAAAAGAAAGCGCTGATGGTCGATGCCTTCGCCAAGTGGCGAGTGCTCGATGCCGAGCGTTACTACACCGCGACTTCGGGTATCAAGCAGATTGCCGACGAGCGTCTAGCGCGTCGTCTGGAAGCTTCGCTACGTGACCAGTTCGGCAAGCGCACCCTGCACGAGTCGGTTTCCGGCGAGCGTGATGCGCTGATGGCGGACGTTACCGCTTCGCTCAATCGTGCGGCACAGAGCGAGTTGGGTATTGAGGTGGTGGATGTGCGGGTCAAGGGTATTGACCTGCCGAAAGAGGTTAATCGTAGCGTATTCGACCGCATGAGCTCCGAACGTGAGCGTGAGGCTCGCGAGCATCGTGCCAAGGGTAAGGAGTTGGCCGAAGGTATTCGTGCCGATGCCGATCGTCAGCGGCGTGTACTGCTGGCCGACGCGTACCGCCAAGCTGAAGAGCTGCGTGGTGATGGTGATGCCCAGGCGGCGGCGATCTACGCCAAGGCTTATGGTCAGGATCAGGAGTTCTACTCCTTCTATCGCAGCCTGAAGGCTTATCGCGAGAGCTTCGCGGACAAGCGTGATGTGTTGGTGCTTGATCCGAGCAGTGATTTCTTCCGCTACCTGGAAAAGTCCAAGCCTTGA
- a CDS encoding DUF2065 family protein, which produces MWQALDVAFCPLLVLEGHPVLPLSALWRGAAAQLAKLSDRRLRLMGLVSMLLGTALLFLLH; this is translated from the coding sequence ATGTGGCAGGCGTTGGACGTTGCGTTTTGTCCACTGCTGGTGCTGGAAGGACACCCTGTCCTTCCTCTGTCCGCGCTTTGGCGTGGGGCAGCTGCACAGCTTGCAAAGCTGTCGGATCGACGACTGCGACTGATGGGGCTGGTCAGCATGTTGCTGGGTACAGCTCTCCTTTTTCTGCTTCACTGA
- a CDS encoding ATP phosphoribosyltransferase regulatory subunit yields MATVDRWLLPDGIEEVLPPEAARIEVARRQVLDLFQRWGYEFVVTPHIEYLESLLTGAGQDLDLRTFKVTDPLSGRQMGFRADITPQVARIDAHTLRREGPSRLCYAGSVVHAQPRALTTSRSPIQLGAELYGDASPASDVEVISLLVDTLELAQVPDIHMDLGHVGIYRGLARAAGLSGEVEQQLFDALQRKAMDEIVLLTEALPAALCKMLRALAELCGGREVLDLAQACLVEAPDDVHAALDDLLAIADTLSLRYPELPLYFDLSELRGYRYHTGVVFAAFVPGVGQSIAQGGRYDDIGADFGRARPATGFSTDLKTLVSLGQMPLGELPAGIWAPDHHDVYLWQAVQRLRGEGARVVQALPGQALADAREAGCDRQLLLCDGRWQVAPLAG; encoded by the coding sequence ATGGCAACGGTAGACCGCTGGCTCCTGCCAGATGGCATCGAAGAAGTACTGCCGCCGGAAGCGGCGCGCATTGAAGTCGCGCGCCGTCAGGTGCTGGACCTATTCCAGCGCTGGGGCTATGAATTCGTGGTGACGCCGCATATCGAATACCTGGAGTCGCTGCTTACCGGCGCAGGCCAGGATCTGGATTTGCGCACCTTCAAGGTGACCGACCCGTTGTCGGGTCGGCAGATGGGTTTTCGTGCCGATATCACGCCGCAAGTGGCGCGTATCGACGCGCATACTCTGCGCCGCGAAGGGCCGAGCCGGCTGTGCTATGCCGGTAGCGTGGTGCATGCTCAGCCGCGCGCGCTGACCACCTCGCGCAGTCCGATCCAGTTGGGTGCCGAGTTGTATGGCGATGCCAGTCCAGCCAGTGACGTGGAGGTTATCAGCCTGCTGGTGGATACCCTGGAGTTGGCGCAGGTGCCCGACATTCACATGGATCTCGGTCATGTAGGTATCTACCGTGGCCTGGCACGTGCCGCCGGCTTGTCTGGCGAGGTCGAACAGCAACTATTCGATGCGCTGCAACGCAAGGCCATGGATGAGATTGTGCTGCTGACCGAGGCCTTGCCGGCGGCGTTGTGCAAGATGTTGCGCGCCCTGGCCGAGCTCTGTGGCGGTCGTGAAGTGCTGGACCTGGCGCAGGCTTGTCTGGTCGAGGCGCCGGACGATGTGCATGCTGCGCTGGATGACTTGCTGGCGATTGCCGATACACTGAGTCTGCGTTATCCGGAGTTGCCGCTGTACTTCGATCTGAGTGAGTTGCGCGGCTATCGCTATCACACCGGCGTGGTATTTGCGGCCTTCGTGCCGGGTGTCGGTCAGTCGATAGCCCAGGGCGGTCGCTATGACGATATCGGCGCGGACTTCGGTCGGGCGCGTCCGGCGACGGGCTTCTCCACCGACCTGAAAACCCTGGTCAGTCTTGGTCAGATGCCACTCGGCGAATTGCCTGCGGGCATCTGGGCGCCGGATCATCATGATGTGTACCTGTGGCAGGCGGTGCAGCGACTGCGTGGTGAGGGCGCGCGTGTGGTGCAGGCTCTGCCTGGGCAGGCTTTGGCCGATGCTCGCGAGGCGGGCTGTGATCGTCAATTATTGCTGTGTGATGGTCGTTGGCAGGTAGCGCCGTTGGCTGGCTAA
- a CDS encoding adenylosuccinate synthase, translated as MGKNVVVLGTQWGDEGKGKIVDLLTEQAAAVVRYQGGHNAGHTLVIDGETTVLHLIPSGILRENVQCLIGNGVVVAPDALMREIIKLEGKGVPVRERLRISPSCPLILPYHVALDQAREKARGDLKIGTTGRGIGPAYEDKVARRGLRIGDLFHRERFAAKLGELLDYHNFVLQNYYKEPAIDFQKTLDECMEYAELLKPMMADVTAVLHEMRRESKDIMFEGAQGSLLDIDHGTYPYVTSSNTTAGGIATGSGFGPMYLDYILGITKAYTTRVGSGPFPTELFDETGAFLAKRGHEFGSTTGRARRCGWFDAVILRRAIEINSISGLCLTKLDVLDGLETIRICVGYKDQYGEVLVDAPTDADSYLGLQPVYEDLPGWSESTLGAKTLDELPASARAYIKRVEELVGAPIDIISTGPDRNETIVLRHPFA; from the coding sequence ATGGGTAAGAATGTCGTAGTCCTGGGCACCCAGTGGGGCGATGAAGGCAAGGGTAAGATCGTCGACCTGCTCACCGAACAGGCTGCAGCCGTCGTGCGTTATCAGGGTGGCCACAATGCCGGTCATACCCTGGTGATCGACGGCGAAACAACCGTCCTGCACCTGATCCCGTCGGGCATTCTGCGCGAGAACGTCCAGTGCCTGATCGGCAATGGCGTAGTGGTTGCTCCTGACGCACTGATGCGGGAAATTATCAAGCTGGAAGGAAAGGGCGTGCCGGTGCGCGAGCGCCTGCGTATCAGCCCGTCTTGCCCACTGATCCTGCCCTATCACGTGGCCCTGGATCAGGCGCGCGAGAAAGCCCGTGGCGATCTCAAGATCGGTACGACCGGTCGCGGCATCGGCCCGGCTTACGAAGACAAGGTGGCGCGTCGCGGGCTGCGTATCGGCGATCTGTTCCATCGCGAACGTTTCGCTGCCAAGCTGGGTGAGTTGCTCGATTACCACAACTTCGTGCTGCAGAACTATTACAAAGAACCAGCCATCGATTTCCAGAAAACCCTGGATGAGTGCATGGAATATGCCGAGCTGCTCAAGCCGATGATGGCCGATGTGACGGCGGTGCTGCACGAGATGCGCCGCGAGTCCAAGGACATCATGTTCGAAGGTGCGCAGGGTTCGCTGCTGGACATCGATCACGGTACCTACCCCTACGTGACCAGTTCCAATACCACCGCTGGCGGCATTGCAACCGGCTCGGGTTTCGGCCCGATGTACCTGGATTACATCCTCGGCATCACCAAGGCCTACACCACGCGCGTCGGCTCCGGGCCTTTTCCGACCGAATTGTTCGATGAAACCGGGGCTTTTCTCGCCAAGCGGGGTCATGAATTTGGCTCCACCACTGGTCGTGCCCGTCGTTGCGGCTGGTTCGATGCGGTGATCCTGCGGCGTGCCATCGAAATCAATAGCATTTCCGGTCTGTGCCTGACCAAGCTCGATGTGCTCGATGGCCTCGAAACCATTCGTATCTGCGTTGGCTACAAGGATCAGTACGGCGAAGTGCTGGTCGACGCGCCGACCGATGCCGACAGCTATCTGGGTCTGCAGCCGGTGTATGAGGATCTGCCGGGCTGGAGCGAGTCGACCCTGGGCGCCAAGACCCTGGACGAATTGCCGGCCAGCGCGCGGGCCTACATCAAGCGGGTAGAAGAGCTGGTCGGTGCGCCTATCGACATCATCTCCACGGGCCCGGACCGCAACGAGACCATCGTGCTGCGTCACCCGTTCGCCTGA
- a CDS encoding methyl-accepting chemotaxis protein — protein sequence MAAAVNRFVARLQPIVREAGEVAVLTGREIDALALRSAAAEAAAGRQRDEVAGSLQALAQMAGEAQAESQAMQEALRRVAAIRQSTQDNAAIAVRVGGAMETLVLRVGEGAAVIERLARQSEQIEVVLTVIHGIAEQTNLLALNAAIEAARAGESGRGFAVVADEVRALASKTQQSTGDIQAHIGALQKGAREAVGAIGQAGQQADQGLAALLESAKVQQSVQAAVEEVHGAINAATQAAAHQAQGADAVRGRVEVIHAEAQRAAEAVAATADSGRVLDGLAKQLKASLGQFRV from the coding sequence ATGGCGGCCGCAGTCAATCGGTTTGTCGCCAGGTTGCAACCCATCGTGCGCGAGGCCGGTGAGGTGGCGGTGCTCACCGGGCGGGAAATCGACGCTCTGGCGTTGCGCAGTGCTGCGGCTGAGGCTGCCGCTGGGCGCCAGCGCGACGAGGTGGCAGGTAGCCTGCAGGCTTTGGCGCAAATGGCGGGTGAGGCGCAGGCGGAAAGCCAGGCGATGCAAGAGGCGTTGCGCCGGGTGGCGGCGATTCGTCAGTCTACTCAGGATAATGCGGCGATTGCGGTGCGGGTCGGTGGGGCGATGGAGACCCTGGTGCTGCGGGTTGGGGAGGGGGCTGCAGTGATTGAGCGGCTGGCCAGGCAGAGTGAGCAGATCGAAGTGGTGCTGACGGTGATCCATGGCATCGCCGAGCAGACCAACCTGCTGGCCTTGAATGCCGCCATCGAGGCGGCGCGGGCCGGGGAAAGTGGTCGTGGTTTCGCTGTGGTCGCCGACGAAGTGCGTGCGCTGGCGAGCAAGACCCAGCAGTCGACCGGCGATATTCAGGCGCATATCGGTGCCTTGCAAAAAGGCGCGCGTGAGGCGGTTGGCGCGATCGGGCAGGCAGGTCAGCAGGCGGATCAGGGGCTGGCCGCGCTGCTGGAAAGCGCCAAGGTGCAGCAGTCGGTGCAGGCGGCGGTGGAGGAGGTGCATGGCGCCATCAATGCGGCGACTCAGGCGGCGGCGCATCAGGCGCAAGGTGCCGATGCGGTGCGTGGGCGGGTCGAGGTGATTCATGCCGAGGCCCAGCGTGCGGCCGAGGCGGTAGCTGCCACGGCCGACAGCGGGCGAGTGCTGGATGGCTTGGCCAAGCAACTGAAAGCCAGTCTGGGGCAGTTCCGTGTTTAG